Proteins encoded together in one Catellatospora citrea window:
- the sucD gene encoding succinate--CoA ligase subunit alpha: MAIWLTKDSKVIVQGMTGSEGSKHTRRMLAAGTQIVGGVNPRKAGTSVDFDGTAVPVFGSVADAMKETGADVTVIFVPPAFTKDAVVEAIDAGIGLAVVITEGVPVHDTAAFWAHAVETGNKTRIIGPNCPGVASPGASNAGIIPADIAGSGRIGLVSKSGTLTYQLMYELRDIGFSTAVGIGGDPIIGTTHIDALAAFQDDPETEAIVMIGEIGGDAEERAAEFIKAHVTKPVVGYIAGFTAPPGKTMGHAGAIISGSSGTADAKKAALEAAGVKVGKTPSETARLMREVMSGR; this comes from the coding sequence CCGGCTCCGAGGGCTCCAAGCACACCCGCCGCATGCTGGCCGCGGGCACCCAGATCGTGGGCGGCGTCAACCCGCGCAAGGCGGGCACCTCGGTCGACTTCGACGGCACCGCGGTGCCCGTGTTCGGCTCGGTGGCCGACGCGATGAAGGAGACCGGCGCGGACGTCACCGTCATCTTCGTGCCGCCGGCGTTCACCAAGGACGCCGTCGTCGAGGCGATCGACGCGGGCATCGGCCTGGCCGTCGTGATCACCGAGGGCGTGCCGGTGCACGACACCGCCGCCTTCTGGGCGCACGCCGTCGAGACGGGCAACAAGACCCGGATCATCGGCCCGAACTGCCCCGGCGTCGCGTCCCCGGGCGCCAGCAACGCGGGCATCATCCCGGCCGACATCGCCGGCTCCGGCCGCATCGGCCTGGTGTCGAAGTCCGGCACGCTGACCTACCAGCTCATGTACGAGCTGCGGGACATCGGCTTCTCGACCGCCGTGGGCATCGGTGGCGACCCGATCATCGGCACCACCCACATCGACGCGCTCGCGGCCTTCCAGGACGACCCGGAGACCGAGGCCATCGTCATGATCGGTGAGATCGGCGGCGACGCCGAGGAGCGCGCGGCCGAGTTCATCAAGGCGCACGTGACCAAGCCCGTCGTCGGCTACATCGCCGGCTTCACCGCCCCTCCCGGCAAGACCATGGGCCACGCGGGCGCGATCATCTCGGGCTCGTCCGGCACCGCCGACGCCAAGAAGGCGGCGCTGGAGGCGGCCGGGGTCAAGGTCGGCAAGACGCCGTCGGAGACCGCTCGCCTGATGCGCGAGGTCATGTCCGGCCGCTGA